The proteins below come from a single Streptomyces tubercidicus genomic window:
- a CDS encoding DNA gyrase/topoisomerase IV subunit B: MTAEMSVPSTAVLTGADRDGSNYTARHLLVLEGLEAVRKRPGMYIGSTDSRGLMHCLWEIIDNSVDEALGGYCDHIEVILHDDGSVEVIDNGRGIPVDVEPKTGLSGVEVVMTKLHAGGKFGGGSYAASGGLHGVGASVVNALSARLDVEVDRSSKTHSISFRRGVPGIFTESGPDAPFDPGNGLLKGKRIAKTKTGTRVRYWADRQIFLKDAKLSLENLHARARQTAFLVPGLTLVVRDERGIDGAGKTEETFRYDGGISEFCEYLAQDKAVCDVLRLAGQGTFKETVPVLDDRGHMTPTEVTRELGVDVALRWGTGYDATVKSFVNIIATPKGGTHVSGFERSVTKTVNEVLRSSKLLRVAEDDVVRDDATEGLTAVVTVRLAEPQFEGQTKEVLGTSAASRIVAQVVSRELKAFLTSTKRDDKQQARAVLEKIVAAARTRIAARQHKEAQRRKTALESSSLPAKLADCRSDDVDRSELFIVEGDSALGTAKLARNSEFQALLPIRGKILNVQKSSVSDMLKNAECGAIIQVIGAGSGRTFDIDTARYGKVIFLADADVDGAHIRCLLLTLFQRYMRPMVEQGRVFSAVPPLHRVELINPKKGQDKYIYTYSDNELRQTLLELQRKKVRYKDSIQRYKGLGEMDADQLAETTMDPRHRTLRRINISDLEAAEKAFDLLMGNEVAPRKEFITNSASTLDRSRIDT; encoded by the coding sequence GTGACCGCCGAGATGTCCGTGCCGTCCACCGCAGTGCTGACCGGGGCAGACCGGGACGGTTCCAACTACACCGCGCGGCATCTGCTCGTCCTTGAGGGGCTCGAAGCCGTCCGCAAGCGCCCCGGCATGTATATCGGCTCGACGGACAGCCGGGGGTTGATGCACTGCCTCTGGGAGATCATCGACAACTCCGTCGACGAAGCACTGGGCGGCTACTGCGATCACATCGAGGTGATCCTCCACGACGACGGGTCGGTGGAGGTCATCGACAACGGCCGAGGCATCCCCGTCGATGTCGAGCCCAAGACCGGCCTCAGCGGCGTCGAGGTCGTGATGACCAAGCTGCACGCCGGCGGAAAGTTCGGCGGCGGCTCGTACGCGGCCTCCGGCGGTCTGCACGGCGTCGGCGCCTCTGTCGTCAACGCGCTGTCCGCCCGTCTGGACGTCGAGGTGGACCGCAGCAGCAAGACGCACTCGATCAGCTTCCGCCGCGGCGTCCCCGGTATCTTCACCGAATCCGGTCCGGACGCCCCCTTCGACCCGGGCAACGGCCTGCTCAAGGGCAAGCGGATCGCCAAGACGAAGACCGGCACCCGGGTCCGCTACTGGGCCGACCGGCAGATCTTCCTCAAGGACGCCAAGCTCTCCCTGGAGAACCTGCACGCCCGCGCCCGCCAGACCGCCTTCCTCGTGCCGGGCCTGACCCTCGTGGTCCGTGACGAGCGCGGTATCGACGGCGCCGGAAAGACGGAAGAGACGTTCCGCTACGACGGCGGCATCAGCGAATTCTGCGAGTACCTCGCGCAGGACAAGGCCGTCTGCGACGTGCTCCGGCTGGCCGGCCAGGGCACCTTCAAGGAGACCGTGCCGGTTCTCGACGACCGCGGTCACATGACACCGACCGAGGTCACCCGGGAACTGGGCGTCGATGTCGCGCTGCGCTGGGGCACCGGCTACGACGCGACGGTCAAGTCCTTCGTCAACATCATCGCGACGCCCAAGGGCGGCACCCACGTCTCCGGGTTCGAGCGGTCGGTCACCAAGACCGTCAACGAGGTGTTGCGGTCGAGCAAGCTGCTCAGGGTCGCCGAGGACGACGTCGTCAGGGACGACGCCACGGAGGGCCTCACCGCCGTAGTGACCGTGCGGCTCGCGGAGCCGCAGTTCGAGGGGCAGACCAAGGAGGTGCTCGGCACCTCCGCCGCCTCGCGGATCGTCGCCCAGGTGGTGAGCCGGGAACTCAAGGCGTTCCTGACCTCCACGAAGCGGGACGACAAGCAGCAGGCGCGCGCCGTCCTGGAGAAGATCGTCGCGGCGGCCCGGACGCGCATCGCCGCCCGTCAGCACAAGGAGGCCCAGCGGCGGAAGACGGCGCTGGAATCCTCCTCGCTGCCGGCCAAGCTCGCGGACTGCCGCAGCGATGACGTCGACCGCAGTGAGCTGTTCATCGTCGAGGGGGACTCGGCGCTGGGCACCGCCAAGCTGGCGCGGAACTCGGAATTCCAGGCCCTGCTGCCGATCCGGGGCAAGATTCTGAATGTCCAGAAGTCATCGGTTTCGGACATGCTCAAGAACGCCGAGTGCGGCGCCATCATCCAGGTCATAGGGGCCGGCTCGGGCCGTACGTTCGACATCGACACCGCCCGCTACGGCAAGGTCATCTTCCTGGCCGACGCGGACGTCGACGGCGCCCACATCCGCTGTTTGCTGCTGACCCTGTTCCAGCGCTACATGCGCCCGATGGTCGAACAGGGCCGCGTGTTCTCCGCCGTCCCGCCGCTGCACCGCGTCGAACTGATCAACCCCAAGAAGGGCCAGGATAAGTACATCTACACGTACTCGGACAACGAACTGCGCCAGACCCTGCTCGAACTCCAGCGCAAGAAGGTCCGGTACAAGGACAGCATCCAGCGCTACAAGGGTCTGGGTGAGATGGACGCCGACCAGCTCGCCGAGACGACCATGGACCCGCGCCACCGCACCCTGCGTCGCATCAACATCAGCGACCTCGAAGCGGCGGAGAAGGCCTTCGACCTCCTCATGGGCAACGAAGTCGCCCCCCGCAAGGAGTTCATCACCAACTCCGCGTCCACTCTGGACCGTTCGCGCATCGACACCTGA
- a CDS encoding serine protease, which produces MCPSVHAALGALALALALPTPAAADESVIGGKPAPLSHSPWAVALASHERFGAQRSGQFCGGVLVGHSTVVTAAHCLSKEVLGVPWRQVRDLKIVVGRDNLAAGGGQELKPAKIWVNPRYNSWTNDGDMAVLTLDKPLPNRPIPIAGRSDSAYRPGNAATVYGWGDTTGGGSYASHLRAAHVNVLPDAVCARAYPGSADGKYRARSMLCAGEPTGGRDACQGDSGGPLVVGGRLVGLVSWGTGCGQAGSPGVYTRASALLPAVAAHGAD; this is translated from the coding sequence ATGTGTCCGAGCGTCCACGCCGCCCTCGGAGCCCTCGCGCTGGCCCTCGCCCTGCCGACGCCGGCGGCCGCGGACGAGTCGGTGATCGGCGGAAAGCCCGCACCGCTGTCACACAGCCCCTGGGCGGTGGCGCTGGCCTCCCATGAGCGCTTCGGGGCCCAGCGCTCGGGACAGTTCTGCGGCGGCGTGCTCGTCGGGCACTCGACGGTGGTGACGGCGGCGCACTGCCTGAGCAAGGAGGTGCTGGGCGTCCCCTGGCGGCAGGTACGGGACCTGAAGATCGTCGTCGGACGCGACAACCTCGCCGCCGGCGGCGGGCAGGAGCTCAAGCCCGCGAAGATCTGGGTCAACCCGCGCTACAACAGTTGGACCAACGACGGCGACATGGCCGTCCTCACGCTCGACAAGCCGCTTCCGAACCGGCCCATCCCGATAGCGGGACGAAGCGACAGCGCCTACCGGCCGGGCAACGCGGCCACGGTCTACGGCTGGGGCGACACCACGGGCGGCGGCAGCTATGCGTCACACCTACGGGCGGCACACGTCAATGTGCTGCCCGACGCGGTCTGTGCGCGGGCCTATCCCGGCAGTGCCGACGGCAAATACAGGGCGCGGTCGATGCTGTGCGCGGGGGAGCCGACCGGTGGCCGGGACGCGTGCCAGGGGGACAGCGGCGGGCCGCTGGTCGTGGGCGGCCGGCTGGTGGGCCTGGTGTCGTGGGGGACGGGCTGCGGCCAGGCAGGCAGTCCAGGGGTCTATACGCGCGCCTCAGCGCTTCTCCCGGCCGTGGCCGCACACGGGGCCGACTGA
- a CDS encoding DUF7455 domain-containing protein, with amino-acid sequence MTTVLTPASPLTAADRCDRCGAQAYLRVVLMSGGELLFCAHHGRKFEPELKKIAAEIQDETERLTASPASASDEER; translated from the coding sequence GTGACTACTGTTCTGACACCCGCGAGCCCGCTGACGGCCGCTGACCGCTGCGACCGCTGCGGCGCCCAGGCATACCTGCGCGTCGTCCTGATGTCCGGCGGAGAACTGCTCTTCTGCGCCCACCACGGTCGCAAGTTCGAGCCAGAACTCAAGAAGATCGCCGCGGAAATACAGGACGAGACGGAGCGGCTGACCGCTTCTCCGGCGTCCGCGTCCGATGAGGAACGCTGA